One segment of Thermodesulfobacteriota bacterium DNA contains the following:
- a CDS encoding KamA family radical SAM protein encodes MAEQIIKGIKGFTLQSSGNPSFLEKEEESIPEEEPPGSAGEVQGVARKKIESRSNLRLVFNREEDDDSWRHLLARSITKAVDLPRQLCMDAITVHDVIRRYPMRINPYYLGLIKETNDPIWLQAIPDFRELHDPLGLEDPLKEEEQSPVPNITHRYPDRVLFLVSSQCAMYCRFCTRKRKVGRSLTVTEETIALGIEYIGRHREVRDVLLSGGDPLLLQDKSIERILKALRQIPHVEIIRIGTRVPCTLPQRITPRLVNMLKKYHPLYINTHFNHPIEITTEAANACGRLADAGIPLGCQTVLLRGVNDNAAIMKRLMQKLLRIRVRPYYLYQADLTQGTGHFRTPIDKGLEIIEALRGHTSGLCVPTFVVDVPGGGGKIPLLPNYLLRKDKDTLVLRNYHNNVYSYPFATGEEETGTDSTSDHVGNYEDCAYF; translated from the coding sequence GTGGCAGAACAAATAATTAAGGGCATAAAGGGTTTTACACTGCAAAGCAGTGGCAATCCTTCTTTTCTAGAAAAGGAGGAAGAGAGTATCCCAGAGGAAGAACCTCCCGGTTCCGCCGGGGAGGTTCAAGGTGTAGCCAGGAAAAAGATTGAATCGAGGTCAAATCTAAGGCTTGTCTTCAACAGAGAGGAAGATGATGATTCATGGAGGCACCTTCTGGCACGAAGTATTACCAAGGCGGTAGACCTGCCGAGACAACTGTGTATGGATGCCATCACAGTCCACGATGTTATTCGCCGTTATCCCATGCGTATCAATCCCTATTATTTAGGGCTTATCAAGGAGACTAATGATCCCATATGGCTCCAGGCAATTCCTGATTTCAGAGAACTCCACGACCCCCTTGGTCTTGAGGATCCCCTGAAAGAAGAAGAACAGAGTCCTGTCCCCAACATAACCCATAGGTATCCGGACAGGGTTTTGTTTCTCGTTTCCAGCCAATGCGCTATGTATTGCCGTTTCTGTACAAGGAAGCGGAAGGTTGGACGGTCCCTGACAGTGACGGAAGAGACTATTGCCCTGGGTATCGAATACATCGGGAGACACAGAGAGGTGAGAGACGTTCTCCTTTCAGGAGGTGACCCCCTATTGCTTCAAGATAAGTCTATAGAACGTATATTAAAGGCACTAAGGCAGATTCCACATGTGGAGATCATACGAATTGGAACAAGGGTTCCCTGCACTCTTCCCCAGAGGATTACGCCAAGACTGGTCAATATGCTTAAGAAATATCATCCTCTTTACATTAATACCCACTTCAACCACCCCATTGAGATTACTACTGAGGCTGCAAATGCCTGTGGACGTCTTGCTGATGCAGGGATCCCTCTGGGGTGCCAGACTGTTCTCCTTCGAGGTGTTAACGACAATGCAGCCATTATGAAGCGGCTCATGCAAAAACTATTACGCATCAGGGTTAGACCCTATTATCTTTACCAGGCAGATTTGACACAGGGTACAGGGCACTTCCGAACCCCAATTGATAAGGGGCTTGAGATTATAGAAGCCCTGAGGGGGCACACATCAGGGCTTTGTGTGCCGACTTTTGTTGTGGATGTTCCAGGGGGAGGGGGAAAGATTCCTCTCCTTCCCAACTATCTCCTGCGAAAAGACAAGGATACCCTGGTGCTAAGGAATTATCATAATAATGTTTACTCGTATCCCTTTGCGACAGGAGAAGAAGAAACCGGAACAGACAGTACATCTGACCATGTGGGGAATTATGAAGATTGCGCTTACTTTTAA
- a CDS encoding ATP-grasp domain-containing protein, whose amino-acid sequence MKIALTFNLRKSYELDASEPPDRYVEFDSEETIEAIKTTLESLGHDVVLIGDIKSLLHFLPTFELDMVFNIAEGMEGRSREAQIPAILEAFHVPYTFSDPLTLALSLHKGMTKAIIKSEGIPTPDSYLVEEIAEVNGNLPFPLFIKPAYEGTAKGIDSRCLVKDFDSLHREASRLLSLYRQPVLVERYLPGKEYTVGILGTGRNARVLGMMQVVVRDKNQRNIYTRIAKEECENRVTYVPGEMTRVEIRQQIETISLKAYQTLGCRDAGRVDIRCDEFGNPCFLEINPLAGLHPTHSDLCIIASQVGMSYTELIEAILASAVDRYSSRGTVHCAPTQSR is encoded by the coding sequence ATGAAGATTGCGCTTACTTTTAATCTCAGGAAAAGCTATGAACTTGATGCTTCCGAACCCCCGGATCGTTATGTGGAATTCGATTCGGAAGAGACTATCGAGGCTATTAAGACAACCCTGGAATCCCTTGGTCATGATGTGGTGCTGATCGGCGATATAAAGAGCCTCCTTCACTTTTTGCCGACTTTTGAACTGGACATGGTCTTCAACATCGCTGAGGGTATGGAGGGCCGTTCCAGGGAGGCTCAGATTCCTGCTATACTGGAGGCATTTCATGTTCCCTATACCTTCTCCGACCCTTTGACCCTTGCCCTGTCTCTACACAAAGGTATGACGAAGGCGATTATAAAAAGTGAAGGAATTCCTACACCAGATTCCTACCTGGTTGAAGAAATTGCGGAGGTTAATGGCAATTTGCCATTTCCTCTATTCATCAAGCCGGCATACGAGGGAACGGCAAAAGGGATCGACTCCAGGTGTCTGGTCAAGGATTTCGATTCCCTTCATCGAGAGGCTTCAAGGCTTCTTTCCCTTTATCGTCAGCCAGTCCTGGTGGAGCGCTACCTTCCCGGTAAGGAGTATACAGTGGGAATTCTGGGGACAGGGAGGAATGCCAGGGTTTTGGGCATGATGCAGGTGGTTGTTCGTGACAAGAACCAGAGGAATATCTACACCCGGATTGCCAAGGAGGAATGCGAGAATCGGGTTACATATGTTCCTGGTGAAATGACTCGAGTGGAAATAAGGCAACAGATAGAGACTATCTCCCTGAAGGCGTATCAGACTTTGGGATGCCGTGATGCCGGAAGGGTTGATATCCGTTGTGATGAATTCGGCAACCCCTGTTTTTTAGAGATCAATCCATTGGCAGGGTTACATCCTACGCATTCGGATCTTTGCATTATAGCCAGTCAGGTGGGAATGAGCTACACGGAACTCATAGAGGCGATCCTTGCCTCTGCTGTTGATCGGTATTCAAGCAGGGGCACGGTGCACTGTGCCCCTACCCAATCAAGGTAA
- a CDS encoding ATP-grasp domain-containing protein, with protein MTVERRAIGIAYNEPVLTGHPFSEASLDVLSQVEAVETALGNTGISSVRIPFTKDVGLFIQRVYKEEIGMIFNLCETVDEDPRFAGHPASVMELIGIPFSGSPSIALMLTADKLLTKQLLKAEGIRTPIYRFYDSMTSFFPHTLRYPVIVKPRFQEASIGIDQDSIFADEGQLRKGLPEFYERFGPVLVEEYIEGREFNVSLLGYPLARVLPIAEIDFSNFPESLYSIVGYHAKWDIESFEYHNTPRRFPEVLPHGLMSKIEKVALGCFRVFMLRDYGRIDIRVDSKGKTYVLEVNANPCLSPDAGFAAAIDKAGMTYSDFIKDLLDFMTERAPKYVYQTPCLSG; from the coding sequence ATGACTGTAGAGAGAAGGGCAATTGGCATTGCATATAACGAACCGGTTTTAACAGGGCATCCCTTTTCAGAGGCATCCCTGGATGTCCTATCTCAGGTGGAGGCTGTAGAAACTGCCCTCGGGAATACTGGCATTTCATCTGTTCGCATCCCTTTCACAAAGGATGTAGGGCTATTTATCCAAAGGGTGTATAAAGAAGAGATAGGGATGATTTTCAATCTATGCGAGACCGTTGACGAGGATCCTCGATTTGCTGGCCATCCTGCATCGGTCATGGAGCTAATTGGAATACCCTTTTCGGGATCGCCTTCCATAGCACTGATGCTTACAGCCGACAAGCTATTGACAAAACAATTGCTCAAAGCAGAGGGGATAAGAACCCCGATATACAGGTTTTACGACAGTATGACCTCCTTCTTTCCTCATACCCTGAGATATCCTGTTATTGTGAAACCGAGGTTCCAGGAAGCCAGTATTGGTATCGACCAGGATTCGATATTTGCAGATGAAGGTCAACTGCGGAAAGGACTTCCAGAATTTTACGAGCGTTTCGGACCAGTTCTGGTAGAGGAATACATCGAGGGAAGAGAGTTCAACGTCTCCCTTTTAGGTTATCCTTTAGCACGGGTGCTTCCCATTGCAGAGATCGATTTTTCAAATTTTCCTGAAAGCCTGTATTCAATTGTAGGTTACCATGCCAAATGGGATATTGAATCCTTCGAATACCACAATACACCCAGAAGATTCCCGGAGGTGCTTCCCCATGGTCTGATGAGCAAAATAGAGAAAGTTGCCCTTGGTTGTTTCCGTGTTTTCATGCTAAGGGATTATGGCCGGATCGACATAAGGGTCGATAGTAAAGGTAAAACATATGTCCTTGAGGTCAATGCTAATCCATGCCTGAGTCCGGACGCTGGCTTTGCGGCAGCCATTGATAAAGCCGGGATGACATATTCTGATTTTATAAAAGATCTTTTAGACTTTATGACCGAAAGGGCACCAAAATATGTTTATCAGACCCCTTGTCTTTCAGGATAG
- a CDS encoding GNAT family N-acetyltransferase: MFIRPLVFQDRSEILSLIEGTKTFNEMEIQVAAEVIDDALRHPEKSDYHIFSAVDASDLPKGYICFGPIPMTQDGYDLYWIAVDKMASRQGIGGKLLEFMEANLRKKGARRVYVDTSSSPPYKAARAFYEKHGYQLVCVLDDFYREGDHKMIFMKEL; the protein is encoded by the coding sequence ATGTTTATCAGACCCCTTGTCTTTCAGGATAGATCTGAGATATTAAGTCTCATAGAAGGCACAAAAACCTTCAATGAAATGGAGATTCAGGTGGCTGCGGAGGTAATCGATGATGCCCTTCGCCATCCGGAAAAAAGCGATTACCATATCTTTTCTGCTGTTGATGCCTCTGACTTACCAAAAGGGTATATATGCTTCGGCCCTATTCCTATGACACAGGACGGGTATGATCTCTATTGGATTGCTGTGGATAAAATGGCATCCAGACAAGGAATTGGAGGAAAACTTCTGGAATTTATGGAGGCAAATCTTAGGAAGAAAGGAGCGAGGCGCGTTTATGTAGACACATCTTCATCCCCTCCCTACAAGGCTGCAAGAGCTTTTTATGAAAAGCACGGCTATCAACTTGTGTGTGTACTTGACGATTTTTATAGAGAGGGTGACCATAAGATGATATTTATGAAGGAGCTTTAA
- a CDS encoding D-aminoacylase, translating into MFDIVISNGNIIDGSGRLPYRGSIGIKGDMILKIDSGNSLSGKTIIDAGGMVVSPGFVDIHGHSDYFLLVNPQAESKVRQGVTTEIGGNCGYSAAPIFGEEAQERKVEYQKQFSLDLNWYTVQEYSELLKRIGISMNFAILLGHNTIRASVMGKENRNPGKKELEDMCIAVEKGMKEGAFGLSTGLIYSPACFSEIAEIVALNNVVKRYKGVFTTHMRSEDDMVVEAINEVIEVARKADVPLQISHLKTSRERNWNKLDRMFKVIESAIDEGLDVTCDRYPYIASNTGLQAILPDWTTEGDKETRISRLKDQAVREKIENEIVKKHPEPDYWKTIVISTVVSDKNNKYQGMSIADAAGMAGKEPFDFTMDVLIEEEMNVSANYFTMSEENLVKIYRKPYIMIGSDAACRADYGPLAEGSPHPRAFGTFPRVLGVYVREKKIMDLPTAVKKMTSDPCRKLGIQKRGELREGFYADLVIFNPDTIVDKATFSEPVQYPEGIEYVIVNGNIAVKKGEHTGCKNGRVLRKT; encoded by the coding sequence ATGTTTGATATAGTGATCTCTAATGGGAATATAATAGATGGTTCCGGTAGATTGCCCTACAGGGGGAGTATTGGAATAAAGGGTGACATGATTTTAAAGATAGACTCTGGCAATTCCCTTTCAGGTAAAACGATTATTGATGCAGGGGGTATGGTTGTATCTCCTGGATTTGTAGATATTCACGGTCATTCCGACTATTTTCTTTTGGTAAACCCGCAGGCAGAGAGCAAGGTTCGTCAGGGGGTAACCACAGAGATCGGGGGGAACTGTGGCTATTCAGCAGCTCCAATCTTTGGAGAAGAGGCACAGGAAAGGAAGGTTGAATACCAGAAACAGTTTTCCCTGGATTTAAACTGGTATACTGTTCAGGAATACAGCGAGTTACTTAAAAGAATTGGTATTTCCATGAATTTTGCCATCCTTCTAGGCCACAATACCATCCGTGCTTCGGTAATGGGCAAAGAGAACAGAAACCCTGGTAAAAAAGAGTTAGAAGATATGTGTATTGCTGTGGAGAAGGGTATGAAAGAGGGTGCCTTTGGCCTCTCAACAGGTCTTATCTATTCCCCGGCATGTTTCTCTGAAATAGCTGAAATAGTTGCCCTGAACAATGTGGTAAAAAGGTATAAAGGGGTGTTTACAACCCATATGCGGAGTGAGGATGACATGGTGGTAGAGGCTATTAATGAGGTGATTGAGGTAGCGAGAAAAGCCGATGTTCCCCTTCAGATATCCCACTTAAAGACTTCCAGGGAAAGGAATTGGAATAAACTGGACAGGATGTTTAAGGTTATAGAAAGTGCCATAGATGAGGGACTGGATGTAACCTGTGATCGTTATCCATACATCGCTTCAAATACAGGGCTTCAGGCTATACTTCCTGACTGGACAACTGAGGGGGACAAGGAAACCAGAATCAGCAGGTTAAAAGATCAGGCAGTAAGGGAGAAAATAGAGAATGAGATAGTAAAAAAACACCCTGAACCGGATTATTGGAAGACGATCGTAATATCCACAGTAGTATCAGATAAGAATAATAAGTATCAAGGTATGAGTATTGCTGACGCTGCAGGTATGGCTGGAAAAGAGCCTTTTGATTTCACTATGGATGTCCTGATAGAGGAAGAGATGAACGTTTCTGCCAACTATTTTACCATGTCTGAGGAAAACCTGGTAAAGATATACAGGAAACCATACATTATGATAGGGTCAGATGCTGCCTGCCGTGCCGATTATGGTCCTCTGGCAGAGGGCAGCCCTCATCCCAGGGCATTTGGAACCTTTCCAAGGGTATTGGGTGTATATGTAAGAGAGAAAAAAATTATGGACTTGCCGACAGCAGTGAAGAAGATGACATCCGATCCATGCAGAAAGCTGGGTATTCAAAAAAGGGGTGAGTTAAGGGAGGGGTTTTATGCTGATCTGGTGATATTCAATCCGGATACGATAGTAGACAAGGCTACCTTTTCTGAACCTGTCCAGTATCCTGAAGGGATTGAGTATGTTATAGTTAATGGGAATATTGCTGTAAAGAAAGGTGAGCATACAGGGTGTAAGAATGGGAGGGTATTGAGAAAGACATGA
- a CDS encoding gamma-glutamyl-gamma-aminobutyrate hydrolase family protein produces the protein MSKWQPLIGVTSDYHKGGDIFKGPAYFIGENYISAVREAGGIPVILPYSSDAKVIEKLAERIDGLLITGGNFDINPVFYGEDIIDKIGELNNKRTSFEMEIARIALRTDMSVLGICGGEQLLNVAGGGSLYQDIEVQVKGASNHQQKMPKSETHHSVIIEPDTKLYSILECETLEVNSTHHQSIKEVGKGFVFNAKAPDGIIEGIESESHRFVLGVQWHPEALYQKEERFKRLFETFIKSCKKRS, from the coding sequence ATGAGCAAATGGCAGCCCCTTATTGGAGTTACCTCGGATTACCATAAAGGGGGAGATATATTCAAAGGACCGGCGTATTTTATAGGAGAAAATTATATCTCAGCGGTTAGAGAAGCAGGAGGGATACCTGTAATCCTGCCTTACAGTTCGGATGCTAAGGTAATAGAGAAGCTTGCAGAGAGGATTGATGGCCTGCTCATAACAGGGGGAAATTTTGATATAAATCCTGTCTTCTATGGAGAAGATATTATTGATAAAATTGGAGAGTTAAATAATAAAAGAACCAGCTTCGAGATGGAGATTGCCAGGATTGCATTGAGAACAGATATGTCTGTATTGGGTATCTGTGGTGGTGAACAGTTGTTAAATGTAGCAGGTGGTGGCAGTCTCTATCAAGACATAGAGGTACAGGTAAAGGGGGCTTCTAACCATCAGCAGAAGATGCCGAAATCAGAAACGCACCATTCAGTAATTATAGAGCCTGACACAAAATTGTACTCCATCCTGGAGTGTGAAACTTTAGAAGTAAACAGTACCCATCATCAGTCCATAAAGGAAGTAGGGAAGGGGTTTGTCTTCAATGCAAAAGCCCCTGATGGGATTATAGAAGGGATAGAGAGTGAAAGTCACCGGTTTGTCTTAGGGGTTCAATGGCATCCCGAGGCTCTCTACCAGAAGGAGGAAAGATTCAAGAGACTTTTTGAGACGTTTATTAAAAGTTGTAAAAAAAGATCTTAG
- the rpsU gene encoding 30S ribosomal protein S21, with amino-acid sequence MTVEVKGDIEKAIKVLKKRMQLEGVQKELKHRRFYEKPSVKKKRKRLEAARRRRKATRRSS; translated from the coding sequence ATTACTGTAGAAGTTAAGGGAGATATTGAAAAGGCCATTAAAGTACTCAAGAAAAGGATGCAACTGGAAGGTGTGCAAAAGGAACTCAAACATCGACGATTTTATGAGAAACCCAGCGTCAAAAAGAAACGGAAAAGACTTGAGGCTGCTCGAAGAAGACGTAAAGCCACCCGCCGGTCTTCATAA
- the nagZ gene encoding beta-N-acetylhexosaminidase yields MLKDRVGQMFMFGFDDCIVSKDLREMVQLYQIGGVILFSRNYRDPIQLMNLCNDLKSLSPDIPLFISIDQEGGRVTRLKEPFTQLPPAGVLGKVFEKELKEIKIEGKSFKKHSYERYKTVKLVRNLGRILAREIRSVGINMDLAPVLDVNTNSNNPVIGDRSFSANPSLVAILGNAFIKGLQENGVIATGKHFPGHGDTDLDSHKQLPVVRHDVKRLEETELKPFMESIGRGLEAIMTAHVLYPAWDISMPATLSERILKGLLRKKLGFRGLIISDDMEMGAIAENYSIGEATVNAIKAGVDIILIGNNLEKQKKAVHSTLEAIDEGKLSEAGIEESIKRIIKVKNKYLLPYHPANYDDVKAMVGCREHKEVVDKILYSPNNCYRTIKI; encoded by the coding sequence GTGCTAAAAGACAGGGTTGGTCAGATGTTCATGTTCGGCTTCGATGACTGCATAGTATCCAAAGATCTGAGGGAAATGGTTCAACTTTATCAGATTGGCGGTGTAATTCTATTTTCCAGAAACTACAGAGACCCCATACAACTGATGAATTTATGTAATGATCTCAAGAGTCTTTCACCAGATATCCCTTTATTTATATCAATAGACCAGGAGGGAGGAAGGGTAACCAGATTGAAAGAGCCTTTCACTCAACTACCACCTGCAGGCGTCCTGGGAAAGGTATTTGAGAAAGAGTTGAAGGAAATCAAAATAGAGGGAAAAAGCTTTAAAAAACATTCCTATGAGAGGTATAAGACTGTTAAGCTAGTCCGCAACCTTGGCAGAATTTTAGCGAGGGAAATACGGTCTGTAGGAATAAATATGGACCTTGCTCCTGTCCTGGACGTCAATACAAACTCCAATAATCCTGTGATAGGAGATCGCTCTTTTAGTGCCAACCCCTCTTTAGTCGCAATCCTTGGTAATGCCTTTATAAAAGGGCTTCAGGAAAATGGAGTAATAGCCACAGGCAAACACTTCCCGGGCCACGGTGATACAGACCTGGATTCCCATAAACAACTACCCGTGGTTAGACATGATGTGAAGAGACTGGAAGAAACAGAATTAAAACCCTTTATGGAATCTATAGGAAGGGGTTTAGAGGCGATAATGACTGCACATGTCCTTTACCCTGCATGGGACATTTCAATGCCTGCCACTCTCTCTGAGAGGATATTAAAAGGTCTGTTAAGAAAGAAACTGGGGTTTAGAGGGTTGATTATAAGCGACGATATGGAAATGGGTGCTATAGCTGAAAACTATTCTATTGGAGAGGCTACAGTAAATGCTATAAAGGCAGGGGTAGATATTATCCTCATTGGGAATAATCTGGAGAAACAAAAAAAGGCTGTTCACTCTACCCTTGAGGCGATAGATGAAGGAAAATTGTCTGAAGCAGGAATCGAAGAATCCATAAAGCGTATAATAAAGGTTAAAAATAAATACCTCCTCCCATACCATCCCGCAAATTACGATGATGTGAAAGCCATGGTTGGATGCAGAGAACATAAAGAGGTTGTTGATAAAATTTTATACTCTCCAAACAATTGCTACAGAACAATAAAAATTTAG
- the nikC gene encoding nickel transporter permease yields the protein MLKNKLAIAGLFIIGILIFVAILAPYLAPFSPFEQNLRGGLNPPSQEHPLGQDKLGRDNLSRIIYGSRISVYVGLAVVGISLLVGLFIGSLAGYNGGWIDELFMRIVDILLAFPGILLAIALTAVLGPSLNNVILALSVTGWVGYARIVRGQILTIKEQEYIVAARALGAKPPRIIMHHILPNILSPLIVETTFGMAAVILAEASLSFLGLGAQPPTPSWGSMLNEGVQFLLVAPHMTTFPGLAIMITVLGFNFLGDGLRDTLDVRKN from the coding sequence ATGCTTAAAAATAAACTCGCTATAGCAGGATTATTTATAATTGGCATACTGATATTTGTGGCTATACTTGCCCCTTATTTAGCCCCTTTCAGTCCCTTTGAGCAGAATCTGAGGGGTGGGTTAAATCCACCAAGTCAGGAACATCCCCTTGGACAGGACAAACTGGGAAGGGATAATCTGAGCAGGATAATCTATGGTTCGAGAATCTCAGTCTACGTGGGGCTGGCTGTAGTGGGGATATCACTCCTGGTAGGGCTATTCATAGGGTCTTTAGCCGGCTATAATGGGGGCTGGATAGACGAGTTATTCATGAGGATCGTTGATATCCTCTTAGCGTTCCCTGGTATTCTTTTGGCAATTGCCCTGACAGCAGTCCTGGGGCCAAGCCTCAATAATGTGATACTGGCTTTATCCGTAACAGGATGGGTTGGTTATGCCAGAATTGTAAGGGGACAGATACTTACCATAAAGGAGCAAGAGTACATAGTTGCCGCCAGGGCATTGGGAGCAAAGCCCCCCAGGATAATAATGCACCATATCCTCCCTAATATCCTTTCACCTTTGATCGTAGAGACTACCTTTGGAATGGCGGCAGTAATCCTCGCTGAGGCAAGCCTTAGCTTTTTAGGATTGGGGGCTCAGCCACCCACCCCAAGCTGGGGGAGCATGTTGAATGAAGGGGTACAATTCCTGCTGGTAGCCCCTCATATGACCACATTTCCAGGATTGGCTATTATGATAACGGTACTGGGTTTTAATTTTCTTGGAGATGGATTAAGAGACACACTGGATGTGAGAAAGAACTAA
- the nikB gene encoding nickel ABC transporter permease, translating to MAFIIKRLTLLFPVVFGVLTLVFLLIHLIPGDPVDLMLGENAQISDKETLRKELRLDEPLGKQYLLFAGGVITGNFGNSLHSRKPVIELILNRYPATIKLTIAAMIMALLISLPAGIYSALRQYSFMDNCSMFFALLGVSMPNFWLGPMLMIVFSVNMGWFPISGDEGIYSIVLPAITLGTGMAAILSRMVRASMLEVISQEYIITARAKGLSEVRIILKHALKNALVPVITIVGLQFGALLAGAIITETIFSWPGIGRLLIQAINTRDYPLIQGCVLLISISYVLINLITDIAYSYIDPRIKLK from the coding sequence ATGGCTTTTATAATAAAACGCTTAACACTGCTTTTTCCCGTCGTATTTGGGGTGCTTACCCTGGTCTTCCTACTCATCCATCTGATTCCCGGAGACCCTGTTGATCTTATGCTGGGAGAGAATGCCCAGATTTCTGACAAGGAAACATTGAGGAAAGAACTCCGGCTTGATGAGCCCTTGGGGAAGCAGTACCTTCTCTTCGCAGGGGGTGTTATAACAGGCAATTTCGGCAACTCACTCCACAGCAGAAAACCAGTTATAGAGCTAATTCTAAATAGGTACCCTGCAACCATAAAACTTACTATTGCAGCCATGATAATGGCATTGCTCATATCCCTGCCAGCCGGGATTTACTCTGCCCTCAGGCAATATTCCTTTATGGACAATTGTTCTATGTTCTTTGCACTCCTGGGGGTATCCATGCCTAATTTCTGGTTAGGCCCGATGCTAATGATTGTCTTCTCTGTTAATATGGGCTGGTTTCCAATCTCCGGGGATGAGGGCATTTACAGCATTGTACTCCCTGCCATCACACTGGGCACAGGAATGGCTGCAATACTCTCCAGAATGGTTAGAGCAAGCATGCTGGAGGTAATCAGCCAGGAGTATATTATTACTGCCAGAGCTAAAGGGTTATCGGAGGTAAGGATTATACTCAAGCATGCACTTAAAAATGCGCTGGTACCTGTTATAACGATAGTTGGATTGCAGTTTGGTGCCCTCCTGGCCGGCGCAATCATTACTGAGACTATCTTTTCCTGGCCCGGGATAGGCAGGCTTCTCATCCAGGCCATAAATACCAGGGATTATCCCCTGATACAGGGGTGCGTATTGTTAATATCCATCAGCTATGTCTTGATAAACCTCATAACGGACATTGCGTATTCCTATATTGACCCCAGGATTAAATTGAAATAA